A genomic region of Caulobacter vibrioides contains the following coding sequences:
- the flgK gene encoding flagellar hook-associated protein FlgK, translating into MSLTAIMSTATSGMMAAQTGLRVTSDNIANVNTTGYVRKTVSQSNMLSNGMGVGVNIDAIKRATDAFLQSASLNAASESGRASIVASTLNSAQQLFGDPSGSTSFFTVLDDVYAAFSSAQDDPSSSLLRTQALTRLDDFLSESSRITASLSKLGKDADTRIAADVGRVNDLLSQIDALNTDITRAKVAGADATGAENVQSKLVDELSELMNVQISARALGGVVVRSTEGLNLAGDGAAKVTYQTSATATGFLTVQLANGSDYPTPLNISSGEIRGLMDVRNTELVNLSDQLGEFTSRATEEINRAANAASSVPAPTSLTGRNTGLDAQAALTGFTGKTTIALTDASGVIQRRIDIDFDAGSMTVNGAAGPAFTPANFMAQLNTALGGQGAAGFSNGALSINGAGGLGVAIADDATTPSSKTGKGFSHYFGLNDIVRTSGYSPYETGLTATDAHGFTTGEMTIRLTDVEGGRIRDIPFTPPAGGTMQNMIDALNSRASGVGLYGQFSMNGKGQISFTSNTNTPVAMSIVADSTERGAGGPSASQLFGIGPAERSTRGEKFSLNTAMDQNPKLLPFAKLDLTQTVGGSAALAIGDGRGALALANAGENTATFGVAGSAASVTMTVSRYAADFGGSIARKAATAESRKDAAAAVSSEVDSQRQSEEGVNLDEELINLTTYQQAFNASARLIQASKDMFDVLTGILG; encoded by the coding sequence ATGTCGCTCACCGCGATCATGAGCACGGCGACGTCCGGCATGATGGCCGCGCAGACGGGTCTGCGCGTCACGTCGGACAATATCGCCAACGTCAACACCACCGGCTATGTCCGCAAGACGGTCAGCCAGTCGAACATGCTGTCCAACGGCATGGGCGTGGGCGTCAATATCGACGCCATCAAGCGCGCGACCGACGCCTTCCTGCAGTCGGCCAGCCTGAACGCCGCCTCGGAAAGCGGTCGCGCCTCGATCGTCGCCAGCACGCTCAACAGCGCCCAGCAGCTGTTCGGCGACCCCAGCGGCTCGACGAGCTTCTTTACGGTTCTGGACGATGTCTACGCCGCGTTCTCCTCGGCGCAGGACGATCCCTCCTCCAGCCTGTTGCGCACCCAGGCCCTGACCCGGCTGGACGACTTCCTCAGTGAGTCCAGCCGCATCACCGCCTCGCTGTCGAAGCTGGGCAAGGACGCCGATACGCGCATCGCCGCCGATGTCGGACGCGTCAACGACCTGCTCAGCCAGATCGACGCGCTGAACACCGACATCACGCGGGCCAAGGTCGCGGGCGCCGACGCCACGGGCGCCGAGAACGTCCAGAGCAAGTTGGTCGATGAGCTCTCCGAGCTGATGAACGTTCAGATCTCGGCGCGCGCCCTGGGCGGGGTCGTGGTGCGATCGACCGAGGGCCTGAACCTGGCGGGCGACGGCGCGGCCAAGGTCACCTACCAGACCTCGGCCACGGCCACCGGCTTTCTGACCGTCCAGCTGGCCAATGGCTCGGATTACCCGACGCCCCTGAACATCTCGAGCGGCGAGATCCGCGGCTTGATGGACGTGCGCAACACCGAACTGGTCAATCTGTCCGACCAGCTGGGCGAGTTCACCTCGCGCGCCACCGAAGAGATTAACCGGGCGGCCAACGCGGCCTCCTCGGTGCCGGCGCCCACCAGCCTGACGGGCCGCAACACCGGGCTCGACGCCCAGGCGGCGCTGACCGGCTTCACCGGCAAGACCACCATCGCCCTGACCGACGCGAGCGGCGTCATCCAGCGGCGGATCGACATCGATTTCGACGCCGGATCGATGACCGTGAACGGCGCGGCCGGCCCGGCCTTCACCCCGGCCAACTTCATGGCCCAGCTCAACACCGCCTTGGGCGGCCAGGGCGCGGCGGGCTTCTCGAACGGCGCGCTGAGCATCAACGGCGCGGGCGGCCTGGGCGTGGCCATCGCCGATGACGCCACCACGCCGTCGAGCAAGACCGGCAAGGGTTTCAGCCACTATTTCGGCCTCAACGACATTGTCCGCACCAGCGGCTACTCGCCCTACGAGACCGGTCTGACGGCCACGGACGCGCACGGCTTCACCACCGGCGAGATGACGATCCGGCTCACCGATGTCGAGGGCGGACGGATCCGCGACATTCCCTTCACCCCGCCCGCAGGCGGGACCATGCAGAATATGATCGACGCGCTGAACTCCCGCGCGTCGGGGGTCGGCCTCTACGGTCAGTTCTCGATGAACGGCAAGGGCCAGATCAGCTTCACGTCGAACACCAACACCCCGGTGGCGATGTCGATCGTCGCCGACAGCACCGAGCGCGGCGCCGGCGGCCCTTCGGCCAGCCAGCTGTTCGGCATCGGTCCGGCCGAACGCAGCACCCGCGGCGAGAAGTTCTCCCTGAACACCGCCATGGACCAGAACCCCAAGCTGCTGCCCTTCGCCAAGCTGGACCTGACCCAGACGGTGGGCGGCAGCGCGGCCCTGGCGATCGGCGACGGGCGCGGCGCCCTGGCGCTGGCCAACGCCGGCGAGAACACCGCCACCTTCGGCGTCGCGGGAAGCGCCGCTTCGGTGACCATGACCGTCTCGCGCTACGCCGCCGACTTCGGGGGCTCCATCGCCCGCAAGGCCGCCACCGCCGAAAGCCGCAAGGACGCCGCCGCCGCGGTGTCCAGCGAAGTCGACAGCCAGCGTCAGTCCGAAGAGGGCGTGAACCTGGACGAAGAACTGATCAACCTGACCACCTACCAGCAAGCCTTCAACGCCTCGGCCCGCTTGATCCAGGCGAGCAAGGACATGTTCGACGTGCTCACCGGAATCCTGGGGTAA